In one Cygnus olor isolate bCygOlo1 chromosome 27, bCygOlo1.pri.v2, whole genome shotgun sequence genomic region, the following are encoded:
- the NPM2 gene encoding nucleoplasmin-2 isoform X2, with protein sequence MSLTGSIDSKSEKPMSLIWGCELSSERDSYTFQVPEEWRCEQQLALRTICLGEKARDEFHVVEIVPPEDGKPRAPVPLATLKPSVLPMATLVGVELTPPVTFHLRAGSGPVYISGQHISLMPDLSWEEEEEEEEDEEEELAEESPEKPPRGQAAKKGSAAKKRRLEKEDEQNNAAPEEPLPGKGRGAGAGRGKKAAAKK encoded by the exons ATGTCTCTTACGGGCAGCATCGACAGCAAGTCCGAGAAGCCCATGTCCCTCATCTGGG GGTGCGAGCTGAGCAGCGAGCGGGACTCCTACACCTTCCAGGTGCCCGAGGAGTGGCGGTGCGAGCAGCAGCTGGCCCTGCGCACA ATCTGCCTGGGGGAGAAGGCTCGCGACGAGTTCCACGTGGTGGAGATCGTGCCGCCGGAGGACGGCAAGCCTCGCGCCCCCGTGCCGCTCGCCACGCTCAAGCCCTCGGTGCTGCCCATG GCCACCCTGGTGGGAGTGGAGCTGACGCCCCCGGTCACCTTCCACCTgcgggcaggatccggccccgtCTACATCAGCGGGCAGCACATCTCCC TGATGCCCGACCTGtcctgggaggaagaggaggaggaggaggaggatgaagaggaggagcTGGCGGAGGAGTCCCCGGAGAAGCCCCCCAGGGGCCAAGCCGCCAAGAAGGGCAGCGCCGCCAAG AAGAGGAGGCTGGAGAAGGAGGACGAGCA GAACAACGCCGCCCCCGAGGAGCCCCTTCCCGGCAAG GGGCGAGGAGCCGGAGCCGGCCGGGGCAAGAAGGCAGCGGCGAAGAAGTAA
- the FGF17 gene encoding fibroblast growth factor 17: MQPLSLQNLSICFQLLMFSCQTQGENQPSPNFNQYVRDQGAVSDQLSRRQIREYQLYSRTSGKHVQVNGKRITATAEDGNKFAKLIVETDTFGSRVRIKGAESEKYICMSKRGKLVGKPNGKSKDCIFTEIVLENNYTAFQNARYEGWYMAFTRKGRPRKASRSRQNQREAHFIKRLYRGQLPFPNNAERQKQFEFVGSSSPTRRTRRTRAPRART; this comes from the exons ATGCAGCCCCTCAGCCTGCAGAACCTCTCCAT ATGTTTCCAGCTCCTGATGTTCTCCTGTCAGACCCAG GGGGAGAATCAACCGTCTCCTAATTTTAACCAGTACGTGAGGGACCAGGGGGCCGTGAGCGACCAGCTGAGCCGGCGGCAGATCAGGGAGTACCAGCTCTACAGCCGGACCAGCGGCAAGCACGTGCAGGTGAACGGCAAGCGCATCACCGCCACCGCCGAGGACGGCAACAAATTCG CCAAGCTCATCGTGGAGACGGACACCTTCGGGAGCCGCGTGCGCATCAAGGGAGCCGAGAGCGAGAAGTACATCTGCATGAGCAAGCGGGGCAAGCTCGTGGGGAAA CCCAACGGCAAGAGCAAAGACTGCATCTTCACGGAGATCGTGCTGGAGAACAACTACACGGCTTTCCAGAACGCCCGCTACGAGGGCTGGTACATGGCTTTCACCCGCAAGGGCCGGCCCCGCAAAGCCTCCCGCAGCCGCCAGAACCAGCGGGAAGCCCACTTCATCAAGCGCCTGTACCGGGGGCAGCTGCCCTTCCCCAACAACGCCGAGCGGCAGAAGCAGTTCGAGTTCGTGGGCTCGTCCTCCCCGACGCGCCGCACCCGGCGCAcccgcgccccccgcgcccGCACGTAG
- the XPO7 gene encoding exportin-7 isoform X2, translating to MADHVQSLAQLENLCKQLYETTDTATRLQAEKALVEFTNSPDCLSKCQLLLERGSSSYSQLLAATCLTKLVSRTNNPLPLEQRIDIRNYVLNYLATRPKLATFVTQALIQLYARITKLGWFDCQKDEYVFRNVITDVTRFLQDSVEHCIIGVTILSQLTNEINQADTTHPLTKHRKIASSFRDSSLFDIFTLSCNLLKQASGKNLNLNDESQHGLLMQLLKLTHNCLNFDFIGTSTDESSDDLCTVQIPTSWRSAFLDSSTLQLFFDLYHSIPPSFSPLVLSCLVQIASVRRSLFNNAERAKFLSHLVDGVKRILENPQSLSDPNNYHEFCRLLARLKSNYQLGELVKVENYPEVIRLIANFTVTSLQHWEFAPNSVHYLLSLWQRLAASVPYVKATEPHMLETYTPEVTKAYITSRLESVHIILRDGLEDPLDDTGLVQQQLDQLSTIGRCEYEKTCALLVQLFDQSAQSYQELLQSATASPMDVAVQEGRLTWLVYIIGAVIGGRVSFASTDEQDAMDGELVCRVLQLMNLTDSRLAQAGNEKLELAMLSFFEQFRKIYIGDQVQKSSKLYRRLSEVLGLNDETMVLSVFIGKIITNLKYWGRCEPITSKTLQLLNDLSIGYSSVRKLVKLSAVQFMLNNHTSEHFSFLGINNQSNLTDMRCRTTFYTALGRLLMVDLGEDEDQYEQFMLPLTAAFETVAQMFSTNTFNEQEAKRTLVGLVRDLRGIAFAFNAKTSFMMLFEWIYPSYMPILQRAIELWYHDPACTTPVLKLMAELVHNRSQRLQFDVSSPNGILLFRETSKMITTYGNRILTLGEVPKDQVYALKLKGISICFSMLKAALSGSYVNFGVFRLYGDDALDNALQTFIKLLLSIPHSDLLDYPKLSQSYYSLLEVLTQDHMNFIASLEPHVIMYILSSISEGLTALDTMVCTGCCSCLDHIVTYLFKQLSRSTKKRTTPLTQESDRFLHIMQQHPEMIQQMLSTVLNIIIFEDCRNQWSMSRPLLGLILLNEKYFSDLRNSIVNSQPPEKQQAMHLCFENLMEGIERNLLTKNRDRFTQNLSAFRREVNDSMKNSTYGVNSNDMMS from the exons tcgTCCTACTCCCAGCTATTGGCAGCTACATGCCTTACGAAGCTCGTGTCACGCACAAACAACCCTTTACCGTTGGAACAGCGAATAGATATTC GGAACTATGTGCTCAACTACCTTGCCACTAGGCCAAAGCTGGCAACGTTTGTCACGCAGGCACTAATCCAGTTGTATGCCAGGATCACAAAGTTGGGCTGGTTTGACTGTCAGAAGGATGAATATGTCTTCAGGAACGTGATTACAGATGTCACAAGGTTTTTACAG GATAGTGTAGAGCACTGCATCATAGGAGTGACAATCCTGTCCCAACTAACTAATGAAATTAATCAA gCTGACACTACTCATCCACTGACCAAGCACAGGAAAATAGCCTCTTCCTTCCGAGATTCGtctttatttgatattttcacACTGTCATGCAATTTACTGAAACAG GCTTCTGGGAAGAACCTGAACCTGAATGATGAAAGCCAGCACGGCCTGCTTATGCAGCTTCTAAAGCTCACGCATAATTGCCTGAACTTTGATTTCATTGGCACGTCAACAGATGAGTCCTCAGATGATCTTTGCACAGTGCAGATCCCAACCAGTTGGAGATCAG CGTTCTTGGATTCTTCGACCCTTCAGTTGTTTTTTGATCTCTATCATTCCATCCCTCCTTCGTTTTCTCCTCTG GTTTTATCCTGCTTAGTGCAGATAGCCTCTGTACGCAGATCCCTCTTTAACAATGCAGAAAGAGCAAAGTTTCTATCTCATCTTGTTGATGGAGTTAAACGAATACTGGAAAACCCACAG agTTTGTCAGACCCTAATAACTACCATGAGTTCTGCCGATTGCTGGCACGATTGAAAAGCAATTaccagctgggagagctggtgAAGGTGGAGAACTATCCCGAAGTCATCCGGCTCATTGCCAACTTCACCGTGACCAGCCTACAG CACTGGGAGTTTGCACCGAACAGCGTTCACTATCTCCTGAGCTTGTGGCAGCGGCTGGCGGCGTCGGTGCCCTATGTGAAAGCCACAGAGCCTCACATGCTGGAGACGTACACACCAGAAGTCACAAAAGCATACATCACGTCCAGACTGGAATCTGTACACATCATATTGAG GGATGGTTTGGAGGATCCACTGGATGATACTGGCCTcgtacagcagcagctggaccAGCTCTCCACCATCGGCCGGTGCGAGTATGAGAAGACCTGCGCTCTGCTTGTGCAGCTCTTCGACCAGTCAGCCCAGTCctaccaggagctgctgcagagcgcCACCGCCAGCCCCATGGATGTTGCTGTACAAGAAG GGCGCCTGACGTGGCTCGTCTATATTATCGGGGCAGTGATTGGTGGTAGGGTCTCGTTCGCCAGCACGGATGAGCAGGATGCGATGGATGGCGAGTTGGTTTGTCG gGTGCTGCAGCTGATGAACCTCACGGACTCACGGCTGGCGCAGGCTGGGAATGAGAAGCTAGAGCTTGCCATGCTGAGCTTCTTTGAGCAGTTCCGCAAGATCTATATTGGAGATCAGGTGCAGAAGTCTTCCAAG CTGTACCGCCGTCTCTCAGAGGTCCTGGGGTTGAATGATGAGACCATGGTCCTGAGCGTCTTCATAGGGAAAAT CATCACCAACTTGAAGTACTGGGGTCGGTGCGAGCCTATCACCTCCAAGACACTGCAGCTGCTCAATGACCTCTCCATTGG ATACAGCAGTGTTAGAAAGCTGGTGAAACTGAGCGCCGTACAGTTTATGCTGAACAATCACACG AGTGAGCACTTTTCCTTCCTGGGCATTAACAATCAGTCTAACCTGACTGACATGAGATGTCGGACTACGTTCTACACTGCACTTGGGCGTCTCCTCATGGTGGATTTAG ggGAAGATGAGGATCAGTATGAGCAGTTCATGCTTCCCCTAACAGCTGCCTTTGAGACCGTGGCACAAATGTTCAGCACAAATACTTTCAATGAACAAGAGGCAAAA AGAACTTTGGTTGGTTTGGTGAGAGACCTGAGGGGAATAGCCTTTGCCTTCAATGCCAAGACCAGCTTCATGATGCTCTTTGAGTGGAT CTACCCATCCTACATGCCGATTCTACAGCGGGCAATTGAGCTCTGGTACCACGACCCAGCCTGCACGACGCCTGTCCTCAAACTGATGGCGGAGTTGGTGCATAACAG GTCCCAACGGCTGCAGTTTGATGTGTCCTCACCAAACGGCATCCTGCTCTTCCGAGAAACAAGTAAAATGATAACTACTTATG GAAATCGTATCCTAACGCTTGGGGAGGTCCCAAAGGATCAAGTCTATGCCTTGAAGCTCAAGGGGATTTCCATCTGCTTCTCTATGCTGAAGGCTGCACTGAGCGGGAGCTACGTCAACTTTGGGGTCTTCCGCCTGTACGGGGATGATGCACTGGACAATGCCTTGCAAACTTTTATCAAGCTTCTGCTTTCCATCCCGCACAGCGACCTCCTG gatTATCCCAAACTCAGCCAGTCCTACTATTCCTTGCTGGAAGTTCTTACCCAGGACCACATGAACTTTATTGCCAGTCTGGAGCCTCATGTAATCATGTATAttctctcttccatttcagAAGGCCTCACTGCACTAG ACACCATGGTttgcacaggctgctgctcctgtttgGACCACATCGTCACCTATCTCTTCAAGCAGCTGTCCCGCAGCACCAAGAAGAGGACCACACCTCTGACCCAGGAGAGCGACCGGTTCCTGCACATTATGCAGCAGCATCCAGAGATGATTCAGCAG ATGCTGTCAACAGTGCTGAATATCATCATCTTTGAGGACTGCAGGAACCAGTGGTCAATGTCTCGGCCTCTGCTCGGCTTGATACTACTCAACGAGAAG TATTTCTCTGACTTGAGGAACAGCATAGTGAACAGCCAGCCTCCGGAGAAACAGCAGGCGATGCACCTCTGCTTCGAGAACCTCATGGAAGGCATCGAACGCAACCTCCTAACCAAGAACAGGGACAG GTTTACGCAAAACCTGTCGGCGTTCCGGCGAGAGGTGAACGACTCCATGAAGAATTCCACCTACGGAGTCAACAGCAACGACATGATGAGCTGA
- the NPM2 gene encoding nucleoplasmin-2 isoform X1, whose translation MSLTGSIDSKSEKPMSLIWGCELSSERDSYTFQVPEEWRCEQQLALRTICLGEKARDEFHVVEIVPPEDGKPRAPVPLATLKPSVLPMATLVGVELTPPVTFHLRAGSGPVYISGQHISLMPDLSWEEEEEEEEDEEEELAEESPEKPPRGQAAKKGSAAKEQRRPRGAPSRQGARSRSRPGQEGSGEEVTWAAPCQGLAQERLETCCFLCSPPIKDLLLHSWLSVLGWGGGGGLQGCPPPWIPQPLCRAPRGPLRPSPTASGVPFGVWGGWGTCSSPLPASGVTSGG comes from the exons ATGTCTCTTACGGGCAGCATCGACAGCAAGTCCGAGAAGCCCATGTCCCTCATCTGGG GGTGCGAGCTGAGCAGCGAGCGGGACTCCTACACCTTCCAGGTGCCCGAGGAGTGGCGGTGCGAGCAGCAGCTGGCCCTGCGCACA ATCTGCCTGGGGGAGAAGGCTCGCGACGAGTTCCACGTGGTGGAGATCGTGCCGCCGGAGGACGGCAAGCCTCGCGCCCCCGTGCCGCTCGCCACGCTCAAGCCCTCGGTGCTGCCCATG GCCACCCTGGTGGGAGTGGAGCTGACGCCCCCGGTCACCTTCCACCTgcgggcaggatccggccccgtCTACATCAGCGGGCAGCACATCTCCC TGATGCCCGACCTGtcctgggaggaagaggaggaggaggaggaggatgaagaggaggagcTGGCGGAGGAGTCCCCGGAGAAGCCCCCCAGGGGCCAAGCCGCCAAGAAGGGCAGCGCCGCCAAG GAACAACGCCGCCCCCGAGGAGCCCCTTCCCGGCAAG GGGCGAGGAGCCGGAGCCGGCCGGGGCAAGAAGGCAGCGGCGAAGAAGTAACGTGGGCTGCGCCCTGCCAG GGTCTGGCGCAGGAGAGGCTGGaaacctgctgctttttgtgttCTCCCCCAATAAAGGATCTGCTTTTGCACTCCTGGCTCTCCGTGCTgggatggggcggggggggggggctgcagggctgtcccCCACCCTGGATACCCCAACCCCTGTGTAGGGCTCCGAGGGGCCCCCTGCGTCCTTCCCCGACAGCCTCGGGGGTCCCgtttggggtgtggggggggtggggaacctgcagcagccccctccccgcaaGTGGGGTAACAAGTGGCGGGTGA
- the XPO7 gene encoding exportin-7 isoform X1 has protein sequence MADHVQSLAQLENLCKQLYETTDTATRLQAEKALVEFTNSPDCLSKCQLLLERGSSSYSQLLAATCLTKLVSRTNNPLPLEQRIDIRNYVLNYLATRPKLATFVTQALIQLYARITKLGWFDCQKDEYVFRNVITDVTRFLQDSVEHCIIGVTILSQLTNEINQVSATAFLSEADTTHPLTKHRKIASSFRDSSLFDIFTLSCNLLKQASGKNLNLNDESQHGLLMQLLKLTHNCLNFDFIGTSTDESSDDLCTVQIPTSWRSAFLDSSTLQLFFDLYHSIPPSFSPLVLSCLVQIASVRRSLFNNAERAKFLSHLVDGVKRILENPQSLSDPNNYHEFCRLLARLKSNYQLGELVKVENYPEVIRLIANFTVTSLQHWEFAPNSVHYLLSLWQRLAASVPYVKATEPHMLETYTPEVTKAYITSRLESVHIILRDGLEDPLDDTGLVQQQLDQLSTIGRCEYEKTCALLVQLFDQSAQSYQELLQSATASPMDVAVQEGRLTWLVYIIGAVIGGRVSFASTDEQDAMDGELVCRVLQLMNLTDSRLAQAGNEKLELAMLSFFEQFRKIYIGDQVQKSSKLYRRLSEVLGLNDETMVLSVFIGKIITNLKYWGRCEPITSKTLQLLNDLSIGYSSVRKLVKLSAVQFMLNNHTSEHFSFLGINNQSNLTDMRCRTTFYTALGRLLMVDLGEDEDQYEQFMLPLTAAFETVAQMFSTNTFNEQEAKRTLVGLVRDLRGIAFAFNAKTSFMMLFEWIYPSYMPILQRAIELWYHDPACTTPVLKLMAELVHNRSQRLQFDVSSPNGILLFRETSKMITTYGNRILTLGEVPKDQVYALKLKGISICFSMLKAALSGSYVNFGVFRLYGDDALDNALQTFIKLLLSIPHSDLLDYPKLSQSYYSLLEVLTQDHMNFIASLEPHVIMYILSSISEGLTALDTMVCTGCCSCLDHIVTYLFKQLSRSTKKRTTPLTQESDRFLHIMQQHPEMIQQMLSTVLNIIIFEDCRNQWSMSRPLLGLILLNEKYFSDLRNSIVNSQPPEKQQAMHLCFENLMEGIERNLLTKNRDRFTQNLSAFRREVNDSMKNSTYGVNSNDMMS, from the exons tcgTCCTACTCCCAGCTATTGGCAGCTACATGCCTTACGAAGCTCGTGTCACGCACAAACAACCCTTTACCGTTGGAACAGCGAATAGATATTC GGAACTATGTGCTCAACTACCTTGCCACTAGGCCAAAGCTGGCAACGTTTGTCACGCAGGCACTAATCCAGTTGTATGCCAGGATCACAAAGTTGGGCTGGTTTGACTGTCAGAAGGATGAATATGTCTTCAGGAACGTGATTACAGATGTCACAAGGTTTTTACAG GATAGTGTAGAGCACTGCATCATAGGAGTGACAATCCTGTCCCAACTAACTAATGAAATTAATCAAGTAAGTGCTACAGCCTTCCTCAGTGAA gCTGACACTACTCATCCACTGACCAAGCACAGGAAAATAGCCTCTTCCTTCCGAGATTCGtctttatttgatattttcacACTGTCATGCAATTTACTGAAACAG GCTTCTGGGAAGAACCTGAACCTGAATGATGAAAGCCAGCACGGCCTGCTTATGCAGCTTCTAAAGCTCACGCATAATTGCCTGAACTTTGATTTCATTGGCACGTCAACAGATGAGTCCTCAGATGATCTTTGCACAGTGCAGATCCCAACCAGTTGGAGATCAG CGTTCTTGGATTCTTCGACCCTTCAGTTGTTTTTTGATCTCTATCATTCCATCCCTCCTTCGTTTTCTCCTCTG GTTTTATCCTGCTTAGTGCAGATAGCCTCTGTACGCAGATCCCTCTTTAACAATGCAGAAAGAGCAAAGTTTCTATCTCATCTTGTTGATGGAGTTAAACGAATACTGGAAAACCCACAG agTTTGTCAGACCCTAATAACTACCATGAGTTCTGCCGATTGCTGGCACGATTGAAAAGCAATTaccagctgggagagctggtgAAGGTGGAGAACTATCCCGAAGTCATCCGGCTCATTGCCAACTTCACCGTGACCAGCCTACAG CACTGGGAGTTTGCACCGAACAGCGTTCACTATCTCCTGAGCTTGTGGCAGCGGCTGGCGGCGTCGGTGCCCTATGTGAAAGCCACAGAGCCTCACATGCTGGAGACGTACACACCAGAAGTCACAAAAGCATACATCACGTCCAGACTGGAATCTGTACACATCATATTGAG GGATGGTTTGGAGGATCCACTGGATGATACTGGCCTcgtacagcagcagctggaccAGCTCTCCACCATCGGCCGGTGCGAGTATGAGAAGACCTGCGCTCTGCTTGTGCAGCTCTTCGACCAGTCAGCCCAGTCctaccaggagctgctgcagagcgcCACCGCCAGCCCCATGGATGTTGCTGTACAAGAAG GGCGCCTGACGTGGCTCGTCTATATTATCGGGGCAGTGATTGGTGGTAGGGTCTCGTTCGCCAGCACGGATGAGCAGGATGCGATGGATGGCGAGTTGGTTTGTCG gGTGCTGCAGCTGATGAACCTCACGGACTCACGGCTGGCGCAGGCTGGGAATGAGAAGCTAGAGCTTGCCATGCTGAGCTTCTTTGAGCAGTTCCGCAAGATCTATATTGGAGATCAGGTGCAGAAGTCTTCCAAG CTGTACCGCCGTCTCTCAGAGGTCCTGGGGTTGAATGATGAGACCATGGTCCTGAGCGTCTTCATAGGGAAAAT CATCACCAACTTGAAGTACTGGGGTCGGTGCGAGCCTATCACCTCCAAGACACTGCAGCTGCTCAATGACCTCTCCATTGG ATACAGCAGTGTTAGAAAGCTGGTGAAACTGAGCGCCGTACAGTTTATGCTGAACAATCACACG AGTGAGCACTTTTCCTTCCTGGGCATTAACAATCAGTCTAACCTGACTGACATGAGATGTCGGACTACGTTCTACACTGCACTTGGGCGTCTCCTCATGGTGGATTTAG ggGAAGATGAGGATCAGTATGAGCAGTTCATGCTTCCCCTAACAGCTGCCTTTGAGACCGTGGCACAAATGTTCAGCACAAATACTTTCAATGAACAAGAGGCAAAA AGAACTTTGGTTGGTTTGGTGAGAGACCTGAGGGGAATAGCCTTTGCCTTCAATGCCAAGACCAGCTTCATGATGCTCTTTGAGTGGAT CTACCCATCCTACATGCCGATTCTACAGCGGGCAATTGAGCTCTGGTACCACGACCCAGCCTGCACGACGCCTGTCCTCAAACTGATGGCGGAGTTGGTGCATAACAG GTCCCAACGGCTGCAGTTTGATGTGTCCTCACCAAACGGCATCCTGCTCTTCCGAGAAACAAGTAAAATGATAACTACTTATG GAAATCGTATCCTAACGCTTGGGGAGGTCCCAAAGGATCAAGTCTATGCCTTGAAGCTCAAGGGGATTTCCATCTGCTTCTCTATGCTGAAGGCTGCACTGAGCGGGAGCTACGTCAACTTTGGGGTCTTCCGCCTGTACGGGGATGATGCACTGGACAATGCCTTGCAAACTTTTATCAAGCTTCTGCTTTCCATCCCGCACAGCGACCTCCTG gatTATCCCAAACTCAGCCAGTCCTACTATTCCTTGCTGGAAGTTCTTACCCAGGACCACATGAACTTTATTGCCAGTCTGGAGCCTCATGTAATCATGTATAttctctcttccatttcagAAGGCCTCACTGCACTAG ACACCATGGTttgcacaggctgctgctcctgtttgGACCACATCGTCACCTATCTCTTCAAGCAGCTGTCCCGCAGCACCAAGAAGAGGACCACACCTCTGACCCAGGAGAGCGACCGGTTCCTGCACATTATGCAGCAGCATCCAGAGATGATTCAGCAG ATGCTGTCAACAGTGCTGAATATCATCATCTTTGAGGACTGCAGGAACCAGTGGTCAATGTCTCGGCCTCTGCTCGGCTTGATACTACTCAACGAGAAG TATTTCTCTGACTTGAGGAACAGCATAGTGAACAGCCAGCCTCCGGAGAAACAGCAGGCGATGCACCTCTGCTTCGAGAACCTCATGGAAGGCATCGAACGCAACCTCCTAACCAAGAACAGGGACAG GTTTACGCAAAACCTGTCGGCGTTCCGGCGAGAGGTGAACGACTCCATGAAGAATTCCACCTACGGAGTCAACAGCAACGACATGATGAGCTGA
- the NPM2 gene encoding nucleoplasmin-2 isoform X3: protein MSLTGSIDSKSEKPMSLIWGCELSSERDSYTFQVPEEWRCEQQLALRTICLGEKARDEFHVVEIVPPEDGKPRAPVPLATLKPSVLPMATLVGVELTPPVTFHLRAGSGPVYISGQHISLMPDLSWEEEEEEEEDEEEELAEESPEKPPRGQAAKKGSAAKRRLEKEDEQNNAAPEEPLPGKGRGAGAGRGKKAAAKK, encoded by the exons ATGTCTCTTACGGGCAGCATCGACAGCAAGTCCGAGAAGCCCATGTCCCTCATCTGGG GGTGCGAGCTGAGCAGCGAGCGGGACTCCTACACCTTCCAGGTGCCCGAGGAGTGGCGGTGCGAGCAGCAGCTGGCCCTGCGCACA ATCTGCCTGGGGGAGAAGGCTCGCGACGAGTTCCACGTGGTGGAGATCGTGCCGCCGGAGGACGGCAAGCCTCGCGCCCCCGTGCCGCTCGCCACGCTCAAGCCCTCGGTGCTGCCCATG GCCACCCTGGTGGGAGTGGAGCTGACGCCCCCGGTCACCTTCCACCTgcgggcaggatccggccccgtCTACATCAGCGGGCAGCACATCTCCC TGATGCCCGACCTGtcctgggaggaagaggaggaggaggaggaggatgaagaggaggagcTGGCGGAGGAGTCCCCGGAGAAGCCCCCCAGGGGCCAAGCCGCCAAGAAGGGCAGCGCCGCCAAG AGGAGGCTGGAGAAGGAGGACGAGCA GAACAACGCCGCCCCCGAGGAGCCCCTTCCCGGCAAG GGGCGAGGAGCCGGAGCCGGCCGGGGCAAGAAGGCAGCGGCGAAGAAGTAA
- the PBDC1 gene encoding protein PBDC1, with the protein MAAALGPGEAAAAAHALTLPAEAYGNDPNVELMWAMRAYQHAEVYFNLISSVDPKFLKLTKADEQIYGEFRKTFGDLKIDVLDPEELKSEAAKEKWRPFCMRFEGVVEDFNYGTLLRLDCSQGYTEENTIFATRIQFFAIEIARNREGCNSVVYNSAKKPAAAVAEEAVTA; encoded by the exons ATGGCGGCGGCGCtg GGACCCGGCGAGGCCGCCGCGGCCGCTCACGCCCTGACGCTGCCGGCCGAGGCCTACGGGAACGAC CCCAATGTGGAGCTGATGTGGGCCATGAGGGCCTACCAGCACGCCGAGGTCTACTTCAAC ctCATCTCCTCGGTGGACCCCAAGTTCCTGAAGCTCACCAAAGCGGACGAGCAGATCTACGGCGAATTCAGGAAAACCTTTGGCGACCTGAAAATCGACGTCCTCGACCCCGAGGAGCTCAAATCGGAGGCGGCCAAGGAG AAGTGGCGCCCGTTCTGCATGCGCTTCGAGGGGGTGGTGGAGGACTTCAACTACGGCACCCTGCTCCGCCTGGACTGCAGCCAGGGCTACACGGAGGAGAACACGATATTCg CCACCAGAATCCAGTTTTTTGCCATCGAAATAGCTCGGAACAGAGAGGGCTGCAACAGCGTCGTCTACAACAGTGCCAAGAAGCCAGCGGCGGCCGTGGCAGAGGAAGCAGTGACGGCGTGA